In Archangium violaceum, the following are encoded in one genomic region:
- a CDS encoding secondary thiamine-phosphate synthase enzyme YjbQ yields the protein MKTLTEYLSVHTRERRELVRITDTVAELVRKSGIQEGMVLVSAMHITAGVFVNDDESGLHEDIWEWLQHLAPQGPDYRHHRTGEDNGDAHLKSLLIHHQVILPVTAGKLDLGPWQQVFYAEFDGQRRKRLVIKVMGE from the coding sequence ATGAAGACCCTCACCGAATACCTCTCCGTCCACACCCGCGAACGCCGTGAGCTCGTCCGCATCACCGACACCGTCGCCGAGCTCGTTCGCAAGAGTGGCATCCAGGAAGGCATGGTGCTCGTCTCCGCCATGCACATCACCGCCGGTGTCTTCGTCAATGATGACGAGTCCGGTCTCCACGAGGACATCTGGGAGTGGTTGCAGCACCTCGCTCCCCAGGGGCCCGACTACCGCCACCACCGCACCGGCGAGGACAACGGGGACGCCCACCTCAAGTCCCTCCTCATCCACCACCAGGTCATCCTCCCTGTCACCGCCGGGAAGTTGGATCTCGGGCCCTGGCAGCAGGTGTTCTACGCCGAGTTCGATGGTCAGCGCCGCAAGCGCCTTGTCATCAAGGTCATGGGCGAGTAG
- a CDS encoding RluA family pseudouridine synthase — MSTTGTTHTLVVEAGKAGQRVDLFIGEALGLSRAKLKKLFESGAVKVDGRAAKKGLLVAVGQRITVVVPEERREVVPEPEAPLGVLHTDESLVFVDKPAGKPSHPLQPGETGTVANALIARYPECAEASEDEREGGLCHRLDIETSGVMVAARTREAWEAVREAFGGREVDKRYWALVTGPLADEGEIDLPLRHHPRHPDRVEPALDGGEGARDAHSEFRVLERAGEYSLVEVRISTGVLHQVRAHLAAVGAPIVGDTLYGGREEARLGRFFLHAKALGLTHPVTKQRVRVESPLPRELLEVLEHHSLPLPSGEGRGEGTRAPG, encoded by the coding sequence GTGAGCACGACAGGGACGACGCACACGCTGGTGGTGGAGGCAGGCAAGGCGGGGCAGCGAGTGGACCTCTTCATCGGAGAGGCGCTGGGGCTGTCGAGGGCGAAGCTGAAGAAGCTCTTCGAGTCGGGCGCGGTGAAGGTGGACGGCCGGGCGGCGAAGAAGGGCCTGCTGGTGGCGGTGGGGCAGCGGATCACCGTGGTGGTGCCGGAGGAGCGGCGCGAGGTGGTGCCGGAGCCGGAGGCGCCGCTGGGAGTGCTGCACACGGACGAGTCCCTGGTGTTCGTGGACAAGCCCGCGGGCAAGCCGTCGCACCCGCTGCAGCCGGGAGAGACGGGCACGGTGGCCAATGCGCTGATCGCGCGCTACCCGGAGTGCGCGGAGGCCTCGGAGGACGAGCGCGAGGGCGGGCTGTGTCACCGGCTGGACATCGAGACGTCCGGGGTGATGGTGGCGGCACGCACGCGCGAGGCGTGGGAGGCGGTGCGCGAGGCGTTCGGCGGGCGCGAGGTGGACAAGCGCTACTGGGCGTTGGTGACGGGGCCGCTGGCGGACGAAGGGGAGATCGACCTGCCGCTGCGCCACCACCCGAGACATCCGGACCGGGTGGAGCCAGCGCTGGACGGAGGCGAGGGGGCGCGGGATGCGCACTCGGAGTTCCGGGTGCTGGAGCGCGCGGGGGAGTACAGCCTGGTGGAGGTCCGAATCTCCACGGGGGTGCTGCACCAGGTGCGAGCGCATCTGGCGGCGGTGGGAGCGCCCATCGTGGGAGACACGCTGTACGGAGGGCGAGAGGAAGCCAGGCTGGGCCGCTTCTTCCTGCACGCGAAGGCACTGGGGCTGACGCACCCGGTGACGAAGCAGCGGGTGCGAGTGGAAAGCCCCCTGCCCCGGGAGCTCCTCGAGGTGCTCGAGCACCACTCCCTCCCTCTCCCTTCGGGAGAGGGTCGGGGTGAGGGTACCCGAGCCCCGGGATGA
- a CDS encoding serine/threonine-protein kinase, protein MRPKVIGPYRVLETLGSGGIGTVYRALDSRTNDPVALKLLTGGPAMDSRAARRLVREFETLADLSHPNVVKVYDTGVFQSSPFLVMELIEGLTLRDYLSLRGEELLSPASGSSGSGLFRRSEGPASSGGSTSMEAVSGRELESGEARPLPFDLSAFAEEAPSDELAPSMRFGTSGSAAVLPVPMDPWLGSDSDEVDPLDFELPYDVTEPGTEPVKREPAARLEELNRPERVGRLKDAMLQVCEALAYIHAHGLVHRDLKPSNVMVDEDRQVRLMDFGLAKFLADDAGMTLDGRMVGTFRYMSPEQILGEPLDGRADLYSLGVIIYELMSGRPPFDAKSPVDLWHKVLETEPPPLLALNQRGDAQLARVAHRLIRKEPDDRFQTAEEVYEALSE, encoded by the coding sequence ATGCGTCCCAAGGTCATCGGTCCCTATCGCGTCCTCGAGACGCTTGGAAGTGGTGGCATCGGGACCGTCTACCGGGCCCTTGACAGCCGTACGAACGATCCGGTGGCCCTGAAGCTGCTCACGGGCGGCCCGGCCATGGACTCCCGAGCGGCCAGGCGCCTGGTGCGGGAGTTCGAGACACTGGCGGACCTGTCCCACCCCAATGTGGTGAAGGTGTACGACACCGGTGTCTTCCAGAGCTCGCCGTTCCTGGTCATGGAGCTCATCGAGGGGCTGACGCTGCGGGACTACCTGTCGCTGAGGGGAGAGGAGCTGCTGTCGCCCGCGAGCGGGTCCTCGGGCTCGGGACTGTTCCGGCGGTCCGAAGGGCCGGCTTCGTCGGGAGGGTCGACCTCGATGGAGGCGGTCTCGGGCCGGGAGCTGGAGTCGGGCGAGGCGCGGCCCCTGCCCTTCGACCTGTCGGCCTTCGCCGAGGAGGCGCCGAGCGACGAGCTGGCCCCCTCCATGCGCTTCGGGACGTCCGGCTCGGCGGCGGTGTTGCCGGTGCCGATGGATCCGTGGCTGGGCTCGGACTCGGACGAGGTGGATCCGTTGGATTTCGAGCTGCCGTACGACGTGACGGAGCCAGGAACGGAGCCGGTGAAGCGCGAGCCGGCGGCGCGGCTGGAGGAGCTGAACCGGCCAGAGCGGGTAGGCCGACTGAAGGACGCGATGCTGCAGGTGTGCGAGGCGCTGGCCTACATCCACGCGCACGGGTTGGTGCACCGGGACCTGAAGCCGTCCAACGTCATGGTGGACGAGGACCGGCAGGTGCGGCTGATGGACTTCGGGCTGGCGAAGTTCCTGGCGGACGACGCGGGGATGACGCTGGACGGGCGCATGGTGGGGACGTTCCGCTACATGTCGCCGGAGCAGATATTGGGCGAGCCCCTGGATGGGAGAGCGGATCTCTACAGCCTGGGTGTCATCATCTACGAGCTGATGAGCGGGCGGCCGCCTTTTGACGCGAAGTCCCCGGTGGACTTGTGGCACAAGGTGCTGGAAACCGAGCCCCCGCCACTGTTGGCCCTCAACCAGAGGGGAGATGCGCAGCTGGCCCGGGTGGCCCATCGCCTCATCCGGAAGGAACCGGACGACCGGTTCCAGACGGCGGAGGAAGTGTACGAGGCACTCTCCGAGTGA